A single region of the Malaclemys terrapin pileata isolate rMalTer1 chromosome 4, rMalTer1.hap1, whole genome shotgun sequence genome encodes:
- the LOC128836264 gene encoding eukaryotic translation initiation factor 3 subunit A-like produces the protein MEGTSAAANSSSLPPPSRRLSQIRRRKKRTRDEMFSEIMESSRSDRAHLNEWKETVSKYRKEASEREDRRDQREDRRDQREDRRDARDERWRQEDQRRQDATLGLLREQADMLRRLVELQERLLENRLPLQPLFHPPPSPCSVSSSPRRVRTQGGRLRTPSHSTPVDSPSKRLSFF, from the exons atggaagggacctcag cagctgcaaattcctcaagcctccctcctccatcccgaaggttatcacagataaggcgtcgtaagaagagaacgcgagacgagatgttttctgaaattatggaatccagccgcagtgacagagctcatctgaatgagtggaaggaaacagtttcaaagtataggaaagaagccagtgaacgtgaggacaggagggaccaacgtgaggacaggagggaccaacgtgaggacaggagggacgctcgagatgagaggtggcggcaggaagaccagaggaggcaggatgcaacgctggggctgctgcgtgagcaagcagacatgctccggcgtctggtggagcttcaggaacggctgctggaaaacagactgccgcttcagcccctgttccaccctcccccctccccatgttccgtatcctcctcacccagacgtgtaagaacacagggggggaggctccgtacaccttcccattccaccccagtagacagcccaagcaaaaggctgtcatttttttaa